The segment CCCAAGCGATACCGAAAAGGTCGGAACCGAGGCTGGCAGCACGATCTGCATCTGAGAACGCGTTCCTTGCCATGACAGATGCCGCCGTCTGCAGAACGACTGCAGTAACGTTGAACAAGGCTCCAACGGACGTCAAGATCCACACGACTTTAGAGAATCCATAGGAGCACCAGGTGCCAACGTAGAGCAAAAATGAGACGCCGATGAAGGCTAAAGCAATCcaaaagaagcagaaagagaaCCTGGTCAAATAATAAAACGCGTCCCTATCGGTTATGAATTTATTTGGGACATTAGTCTTGGTGCCGAAATTATCGACCGGAGAAATTGGAtaagctggagaaagatgatCTCCACAGTTAGTCGAACCATTCTGCGTCGAGCAAGCACCCCAGAAAGTCCATCTTGTCAAGCTGGGAGCATTGGGGATACCACTAGTATCAGCCTGTACCCAGTAAAAGTTGTTGATCGGATTAGTGTTAGTGCCACCAGATATGATAATGAGAATCAAAAGCAAGGTATTACCGGCGTAAAACAACAAGCTAATTAGCCTGAAAAGACTGCGAAATAGTGCTGACATTGTGCTGCCTTTCTCCTGCCCTAGTTTAACCTTGTTGCAAAGATCCAAAAGAGAgtccttttcttcaaaatgGATATCGCTTTTGAACTATTTCACAACTAGCCCTTCGTCAACTTCTTATTTACCATTTAAAATAAGCAGTAAAACTTCCAAAACAGGCTTTTTGAGGGGCGTTGTCCGATCGACACTAAGCTCGAGAATCGAATCCCTGCCACATGTTCTACGCTCGAGCACAGCGGACTGCCTGGCTTTGTCGGTAGAGAGCATAGTCTCATCTGTTTACCTTTTACCCAAAGAGGCCGTGACCGCtagaaaaattttcaactAGCTCCTATTCACACCTACAGCTGTGCAGGATCTTGCCATCAGCCCTAGGCTTACTATCCCTCAGTCTCTTCGGTCCGTCTTTGCTTTTCTCCTACACGGAGTGACAACTGTCGAAATGaccttctgcttcttgacATGCGCCGGTGGCTGATCCTCTCTCGACCCTTCCGGCCCCGTCTGGTCCATTTCGCCAGCCGTCACGTCATTACCagtcttctcttgatgGTTGCATGGTACGCCCTTCCACGTCTGTTGTTTTTGCACGCTCCACATAGTCTTCTCGGGCTTTGAATATTCCACGCTTAGCGGAGGCGTTGATAACCTAAAAGTCGGAACTTTGGAAGTAGCACCACCGTCGCCACAGCTACCGCCAGGGTTCGCGAAGTCGAAGTTGTACTTGGCTCCCGTACTCTTGCCTTGTTCGGCATTCCCGCCGGCACTCTGATGCGACAATATCTCGTTCCTCTGCTTGATACACCAAAGGTGGATATCCTCCGCCGACAAGCCAGGCTCTTGCTCCAACATGGCTAGCAGATTCTCCACACATTGTAGATAGCCGCGatgcttcagcagcgagTTCCGCTCGTTTGCCACCCGATACAACTTTGTGACCGCGTTGGCGGCTATTTTGAATTCCTGCGAAAGTTCGCCGTTCAACGATTCTATCGCCTGGTCAGTGGGAGACCTCTCTGGAGGT is part of the Torulaspora globosa chromosome 7, complete sequence genome and harbors:
- the SUR7 gene encoding Sur7p (ancestral locus Anc_1.501) — protein: MSALFRSLFRLISLLFYAGNTLLLILIIISGGTNTNPINNFYWVQADTSGIPNAPSLTRWTFWGACSTQNGSTNCGDHLSPAYPISPVDNFGTKTNVPNKFITDRDAFYYLTRFSFCFFWIALAFIGVSFLLYVGTWCSYGFSKVVWILTSVGALFNVTAVVLQTAASVMARNAFSDADRAASLGSDLFGIAWASVVLSLLESAASFYEYFRRFKSNLIRTHQKEMEAAESHPLGTKSWFYSSKGDQPAEDPAVTIADPYAQSNANVTSAAAAGTVSQDNQHKGINFFTIRKTQKVTHDDDSV
- a CDS encoding uncharacterized protein (ancestral locus Anc_1.502), with product MEKLNSLHSSLPPERSPTDQAIESLNGELSQEFKIAANAVTKLYRVANERNSLLKHRGYLQCVENLLAMLEQEPGLSAEDIHLWCIKQRNEILSHQSAGGNAEQGKSTGAKYNFDFANPGGSCGDGGATSKVPTFRLSTPPLSVEYSKPEKTMWSVQKQQTWKGVPCNHQEKTGNDVTAGEMDQTGPEGSREDQPPAHVKKQKVISTVVTPCRRKAKTDRRD